The genome window GGATAAGATAATATAAACCTAGATACTTTATGGATGAATTCTGAAACTAATGTAAaaactaacttctttttttgaTCAATTTATAAAGAGAACAATCCATTTAAAAAACACCTCTTTCTACGTTAATCGAAGAAATAACAATATATTATCTATATTTAGTCAAGATCTTAATTTATATACACACAATGGGACACACCTTCACTGATTGAGATTCATCCTAGACAGTGTTAGGACGTAAGCCCAGTCCTTCTCATAAGGACTCGTTCAATGCAAATGTCCCCCCAACCAACCTTCTTCCACGTCACAATCCCATAATAGCCCACACAATCTCGTTCTAAAAATGCATTCACTTATAACTAACTACTctcttcaaaataaataaaaaaatcaaaatcaaagagagaaagaagagaaagtgcaaagaaaaagaaagtaaaatcaCACACCAATTTCCCGTTCTAAGAAAAAATCTCATCCATCCATGCAAACGACCAAGTACGATGTCTTCGCCAGACTCAAAGCAAACTACTCCGAAACCGTACTTCCGCCACCACCGCCACCGCCACAAATCACCCCGTCGACGCTAATATCCTTCACCGTGGTGGTGGCGGTGGTCTGCTTCGTGGGTTTCAGTATTCTCTGCTTCTTCAGGTGCTGTTTCGTGAACATAAGCTCCACCACCCTCGTTCATCTTTCTCCCAATGCTTCTCCCTTCAGAGGCCTCGACCCTTCACAGCTGCAAGCGTTCCCCACGTTCCTCTACGCCACCGTGAAGGATCTCCGCAAGGAGAAGAATCAGTATTCATTAGAATGCGCCATTTGCTTGTTGGAGTTCGACCATGACAGCATGCTGAGACTCTTAACCGTTTGCTACCATGTTTTCCACCAAGAGTGCATCGATTTGTGGCTAAGGTCACATAAGACTTGCCCCGTTTGTCGCACGGATCTTGATCAGTCACCATTGATCACAAACAAATCTCCAGAACACCAAAACGTGGACAATATTGTAGAACAAGAGATCAGCACAGATCATCATCACGTGTGCATTGATGTAAAAGAAGGTGATGATAGTGAGGGCATGCAGGAACAGAAGATTGAATTTGCACGTTCACACTCAACGGGACATTCCATAGTTATGGTTAGAGGAGAAGGGAGACATGCTGATAAATATACGTTGAGATTGCCGGAGAATGTGGCGTTCAAAATTGTAAAAGGAGGGCACAACTACTCCAAGAGTTGTTCTAGTTCCAAAGATATGGCAAGGCTTGCTGCGCCTTGCAGGAATTGTGGTTATGTTCAAACTGTATTTCAAAGTTCCTCATCCCGtagtgatataaaaaatatttaacttactttttttcttttcttttcttctttatatGTTCTAGTAGttgtttttccttcttatcttttctgtttaaaatatcatatagaTAGAAGTAGATGTTTTTTTCACTAATGTGTACATAACTAGATGCGTTAGGTTTTCAATTCCTCCTCAGTCTTTTCATTACCAAACGATAAAAACTAGATACAATATTAAGGTTAATCGTTAATGTTTCTCACACCTCATTTTATGGTGTATGAGATAGAAAGAAGACAAGAATAATAGGGAAAAAGTAAAAGTAACATATagtaatgtaaaagaaaaaaaatggaaaagaggtgaaaaataagataacagattagtcttttaataaatatgttattttatttttaaaagaaatggaccaacatcTTATTCATCTGAGtagaatttaattcatttttttaagttttaaattttaattttattgatagaAAAATAAGATTAGAATAATAAATCTCACTAAAATtgggtaattaattttttgaataattatctacaaaattataataaatattttacatagtAACAAAAATATCGATAATAAGACTTCcggtaaggaaaaaaaaacgatAAGACTTCGGTCACTTTAAAATGGATATCATCACCGGAATATAGTGACttgaaagttttttattttgttagtttgaaagtaattttttagtttctatagtttatattttaatttttttttagtccctatagtttaaaagtattctttttagttcttatagtttgtattttaattctcttttattttttatagtttaaaagtgatctttttagtttttataatttgtattttaattattttttagtccttattataaaaaaattataaaaataattagctacaaataaattataaattatttttttattataaattatcttgtaataaattagttacaaaatatttgttaatatttttttagttaattgtaattgataatattactcatattttgatggtaatgactaaaagagaattaaaaatataaagtataaggactaaaaatattacttttaaactatagaaattaaaaaagaattaaaatataaattatacggactaaaaaaatcactttcaaactacagggactaaaagagaattaaaatgtaaattataagaaataaaaaaatcagtttcaaattataatgactaatcttctttttttaatcttattttttaacacATCTGGGCCAAAGcccaaaggagaaaaaaaaaatcctattttcacctctatGAACCCAGTGGTCTGTGTCCGTGTTCAATTTCACCCATTCTGGGGGCGAAATAAGAAAACTGTTCATGGCTCTGcaaataatttcattagttataataaagtatatttgaataatttttttcataaacacttttaaaaatggataaatattaacttataagttaaaatCCATATTTGAAGAAGTATATTTGGGTGCTAAACAAAATGTTTCTTCTGtaagttaaaaataacttaatagataagttaaaatcaactttttaGATAAGCTAAAATCATTTAACttcaaaaatttgattttaacttatgtaCAAGCTATTTTTAGCTTAtaggaaaaacttttttttcttatattttcttctattatatttttggaAAAGTTTATCGTGAAAGGGAGTAAGTATActcatttttttgtcttttttttttctattgcctgaatttatttttctaccATATTATTTCGTGGATAATcaattgattctttttttccaaAGAAAGTTCATGTGAATTTTGGATTCCAAGAATTCAACAAAGTCATGATAGgtcttaaaacttaaaaaatacttatagatatacttataaattattcatcaataaattttttttgaacttaTATCCTTTTCAAATATTTTGCATCAATTGATTCTAATATTAACTATGGATTAAATCTCAATATCAACTTTTCCcagaaattttaaaactttattttcaatttaattgatttttagataatatttgatTGACAAAATATAGCTTTTTATTTACAAGaacattaatgatttttttattcaacgTTACTACCATATATAATGTTGGGAGATTCCAATATTTGATTCCCGGATTGCTTATATCAGAAATTATGGGGGTTGTTAATTTCCCCTCATGCTTCACTTAGTTCAATTTCCAGCACCATGATTATCACCTAAAGTGGGAATCTCCACATGTAGGAGGGTCAAAGCAAATACATGTGTGTTGTTAAACAAGGAAGGCAGCTTAAGCATCATGTGCAGGGTGTTTCCATCATCACATGGTGAGTTAATGATGGGGTTCATGAGGAACTCAGGCTCATCAAATGTGATCATGTCAGAGTTTTGGGAAGAGTGGAATTACTGACATTAGTCATCTTTGATTGGAATGTGATTCTAAAATTATTGTTCACTTTGTCATAAAGGGAATAGGTCATTTTCATCCATGCAAATCCATGCTAGACAGGATATACAAGACCTTGCTATTTCAAGGAGTGGGAGATTAAAGTTTTACATGTGAATAGGGAGGCAAATTTAGTGACTGATTATTTAATCTCATTTTCTGGAGAACGAAAGTTTTAGTTTCTGAAACTTATTAGGGACAGAAAACGTCTCAAAGCTCAATTACTTAGTAATAAAGTTTTCACATTAAAAAGAAGATTCAAATTTATGTGTTTATAGGATGAGTCTTATTCATATAAATCCATTGACTAGAAGATTCAAGTTTTCGCGTTCGAATTTTCTTCAGTCTCCTTGACTCATGGTTACAACCTTGGTATAAACTAGAAAACGAAGCATCAATGTCATTTGAACTGCATCGTCAAGTTCTTCTACATATTGCGTAAAATAGTTGCATATTTAAaattaccaaaataaataaatatatctcaAAAGATCTTGTTTGGTAAGAGCTTTCTGAATTCCTGGTTTCTGGGAATTGGGCAATGGGTTTAAAAACAAACATGATGATTTTTGTCTGTCTCTATTGAAGATTTGAAGGGGTGCTGATATGTGTGATGTAACAATTAATAGACTTTGTCCTTCAAAAATCATGTTTCCAATATCAAATATGTTGCCAAAATTAAACAAGATTTTAATAAATgacaactatattttttaaggtCTTACTAACAATTGTCCTTATGACattgattaaagaattaaaaaaaattattgcagAAACTATAatagaacataaaaaaaatcatgaataaaataatttgtccaTTGTTAAAGT of Glycine soja cultivar W05 chromosome 1, ASM419377v2, whole genome shotgun sequence contains these proteins:
- the LOC114406265 gene encoding RING-H2 finger protein ATL29-like — protein: MQTTKYDVFARLKANYSETVLPPPPPPPQITPSTLISFTVVVAVVCFVGFSILCFFRCCFVNISSTTLVHLSPNASPFRGLDPSQLQAFPTFLYATVKDLRKEKNQYSLECAICLLEFDHDSMLRLLTVCYHVFHQECIDLWLRSHKTCPVCRTDLDQSPLITNKSPEHQNVDNIVEQEISTDHHHVCIDVKEGDDSEGMQEQKIEFARSHSTGHSIVMVRGEGRHADKYTLRLPENVAFKIVKGGHNYSKSCSSSKDMARLAAPCRNCGYVQTVFQSSSSRSDIKNI